One Oryza glaberrima chromosome 10, OglaRS2, whole genome shotgun sequence DNA segment encodes these proteins:
- the LOC127786076 gene encoding leucine-rich repeat receptor protein kinase EMS1-like produces the protein MDGTSAKVVLFIGASFSFFLITHAQQQATRCRPQERDALLSFKQGITNDSVGLLSSWRRGHGDCCSWAGITCSSKTGHVVKLDVNSFLTDDSPMVGQISPSLLSLNYLQYLDLSSNLLAGPNGSVPEFLGSMNSLIHLDLSYIPFSGTLPPLLSNLTNLEYLDLSFTSFSGTLPPQLGNLSNLRYLDVSEMQNAVYSTDLSWLSRLHLLEYIDMSNTTLSKITNLPAVLNKIPTLKHVLLLNCSIPSANQSITHLNLTQLEELDLSLNYFGHPISSCWFWKVTSIKSLRLDETYLHGPFPDELGEMVSLQHLDFCFNGNAATMTVDLNNLCDLESIYLDKSLSSGNITDLMDKLQCSSKLYSLSSISNNMIGMLPSSIEHFTSLNHIDLTNNSVSGVMPRGFQNMANLEYLHLSSNRLSGQMPLLPTSLKILHAQMNFLSGHLPLEFRAPNLENLIISSNYITGQVPGSICESENMKHLDLSNNLFEGEVPHCRRMRNLRFLLLSNNSFSGKFPQWIQSFSSLVFLDLSWNMFYGSLPRWIGDLVTLRILHLGHNMFNGDIPVNITHLTQLQYLNLADNNISGLIPLSLSHFNEMTLKAVGDSISTLAFDESFDTFSLGMKHQILKYGSHGVVDMVGIDLSLNRITGGIPEEITSLDRLSNLNLSWNRLSGKIPENIGSMKSIESLDLSRNYLCGEVPSSLTDLTYLSYLDLSYNNLTGKVPSGRQLDTLYLENPSMYNGNIGLCGPPLQRNCSSNGYAQGHGDHKGQEKDSNSMFFYYGLASGFVVGYWVVFCALLFYKSWRVTYFCLVDKVYDKLYVYVVITWTRWMNTTN, from the coding sequence ATGGATGGCACATCTGCCAAGGTTGTGCTCTTCATCGGCGCCAGCTTtagcttcttcctcatcacGCATGCTCAGCAACAAGCTACTCGTTGCAGACCACAAGAGAGAGACGCCCTCCTGTCCTTCAAGCAAGGCATCACCAACGACAGTGTGGGCCTCCTGTCCTCATGGCGGAGAGGCCATGGCGATTGCTGCTCATGGGCAGGCATCACCTGTAGCAGCAAGACTGGCCATGTCGTCAAGCTCGATGTCAACAGCTTCCTTACTGATGATTCACCTATGGTTGGCCAGATAAGTCCATCTTTGCTGTCTCTCAACTACTTGCAGTACCTCGACCTCAGCTCAAACTTGCTGGCAGGGCCTAACGGCAGTGTCCCAGAGTTCCTAGGTTCAATGAACAGCTTGATACATCTTGACCTCTCCTACATCCCCTTCTCCGGTACACTGCCACCCCTGCTTAGCAACCTTACCAACTTGGAATATCTCGACCTCTCCTTCACATCATTTTCTGGTACACTTCCTCCTCAGCTGGGCAACCTTTCAAATTTACGGTATCTTGATGTTAGTGAGATGCAGAATGCAGTGTATTCGACTGACCTCTCATGGTTAAGTCGTCTGCATTTGTTAGAGTATATTGACATGAGCAATACTACTCTCAGCAAAATAACGAATTTGCCTGCCGTGCTCAATAAGATCCCAACTCTAAAGCATGTCCTCCTTTTGAATTGTTCAATTCCAAGTGCAAACCAATCCATCACACACCTAAACCTTACCCAGCTTGAGGAGCTTGATCTCTCTCTCAACTACTTTGGCCATCCAATTTCATCATGCTGGTTTTGGAAAGTAACAAGCATCAAGTCGCTCCGCCTAGATGAAACCTATCTCCATGGTCCCTTCCCTGATGAGCTAGGCGAAATGGTGTCGCTCCAACACCTAGATTTTTGTTTCAATGGAAATGCAGCCACAATGACTGTGGACTTGAACAACTTATGTGACCTGGAAAGCATATACCTTGACAAGAGTCTGTCATCCGGGAACATAACAGATTTGATGGATAAGTTACAGTGTTCCAGCAAATTGTATAGCTTGAGTTCTATAAGCAATAATATGATAGGAATGCTTCCAAGTAGTATAGAGCACTTCACCAGCTTAAATCACATTGATCTTACTAACAACAGTGTCAGTGGAGTCATGCCACGAGGATTTCAGAACATGGCTAATTTGGAGTACCTACATCTCAGTTCCAATCGACTCAGTGGCCAGATGCCCTTGTTACCGACAAGCCTCAAGATATTGCATGCCCAAATGAACTTCTTGTCAGGGCATCTCCCGTTGGAATTTAGAGCCCCAAATCTTGAAAACCTAATTATATCCTCCAATTACATTACTGGCCAAGTTCCTGGATCTATTTGTGAGTCGGAAAACATGAAACACTTGGATTTGTCAAACAATTTATTTGAGGGAGAAGTACCTCACTGTCGTCGTATGCGAAACTTACGTTTCCTGCTCTTAAGTAACAACAGCTTCTCTGGAAAGTTTCCCCAATggatccaaagcttctcttcaCTGGTTTTCCTAGATCTTTCATGGAACATGTTCTATGGTTCGTTACCAAGGTGGATTGGAGACTTGGTGACCTTGCGTATTCTGCACCTGGGTCATAACATGTTCAATGGAGATATTCCAGTCAACATCACACATCTTACACAACTTCAATACCTGAATTTAGCAGACAATAATATATCAGGTTTAATTCCTCTATCTTTGTCACATTTTAATGAAATGACTCTAAAAGCTGTGGGTGATTCAATCTCGACCCTGGCATTTGATGAGTCATTTGATACATTTTCCCTCGGAATGAAGCATCAAATACTCAAGTATGGATCACATGGGGTCGTTGATATGGTTGGAATCGACTTATCGCTCAATCGCATAACCGGTGGAATTCCAGAGGAAATAACATCTCTCGATAGATTGTCTAATTTAAATTTATCATGGAATCGCTTGAGTGGGAAAATTCCGGAGAACATTGGGTCTATGAAATCAATAGAATCACTCGACCTCTCAAGGAACTACCTTTGTGGTGAAGTCCCATCAAGCTTGACAGATCTTACATATTTAAGCTACCTGGACCTATCATACAACAATCTTACTGGAAAAGTTCCATCCGGACGCCAACTTGACACCTTGTACTTAGAGAATCCATCCATGTACAATGGAAACATTGGTCTTTGTGGCCCTCCTCTTCAAAGGAATTGTTCAAGCAATGGTTATGCACAAGGGCATGGTGATCACAAAGGACAAGAGAAGGATTCCAATTCAATGTTCTTTTACTATGGTCTTGCATCAGGTTTTGTTGTTGGTTATTGGGTTGTGTTTTGTGCTCTGCTATTCTACAAGTCATGGAGAGTCACTTATTTCTGCCTTGTGGACAAGGTATATGACAAGTTATATGTGTATGTGGTCATTACTTGGACCAGATGGATGAAcactacaaattaa